Proteins encoded together in one Variovorax paradoxus EPS window:
- a CDS encoding ABC transporter substrate-binding protein, translating to MTMNRRTLNTALAAAALGSMLPVSALAQKKLVLGFAQVGAESEWRTANTESIKSSAKEAGIELKFSDAQQKQENQIKAIRSYIAQKVDVIAFSPVVESGWETVLREAKAAKIPVVLTDRSVNTKDDTLYVTFMGSDFVEEGRKAGRWLTEKMKDQKGDVNIVELQGTVGSAPAIDRKKGFEEIIKADPKFKIIRSQTGDFTRAKGKEVMEAFLKADGKKINVLFAHNDDMAIGAIQAIEEAGMKPAKDITIISIDGVKGAFEAMIAGKLNVSVECSPLLGPQLMSAVKDIKAGKALPKRIVTEEGIFPMEVAAKEFPNRKY from the coding sequence ATGACCATGAATCGCCGCACCCTCAACACCGCACTCGCCGCTGCAGCCCTGGGCAGCATGCTGCCCGTGTCCGCGCTCGCGCAGAAGAAGCTCGTGCTGGGCTTCGCACAGGTGGGCGCCGAGAGCGAATGGCGCACCGCCAACACCGAGTCGATCAAGTCCTCGGCCAAGGAAGCGGGCATCGAGCTCAAGTTCTCGGATGCACAGCAGAAGCAGGAGAACCAGATCAAGGCGATCCGCTCGTACATCGCGCAGAAGGTCGACGTGATCGCGTTCTCGCCGGTGGTCGAATCGGGCTGGGAAACCGTGCTGCGCGAAGCCAAGGCCGCCAAGATCCCGGTGGTGCTGACCGACCGCTCGGTGAACACCAAGGACGACACGCTCTACGTGACCTTCATGGGTTCCGACTTCGTCGAGGAAGGCCGCAAGGCCGGTCGCTGGCTCACCGAGAAGATGAAGGACCAGAAGGGCGACGTGAACATCGTCGAGCTGCAGGGCACCGTGGGTTCCGCGCCGGCCATCGACCGCAAGAAGGGCTTCGAGGAAATCATCAAGGCCGACCCGAAGTTCAAGATCATCCGCTCGCAGACCGGCGACTTCACCCGCGCCAAGGGCAAGGAAGTGATGGAAGCCTTCCTCAAGGCCGACGGCAAGAAGATCAATGTGCTCTTCGCGCACAACGACGACATGGCGATCGGCGCGATCCAGGCCATCGAGGAAGCCGGCATGAAGCCCGCGAAGGACATCACCATCATCTCGATCGACGGGGTGAAGGGCGCGTTCGAAGCCATGATCGCCGGCAAGCTCAACGTGTCGGTCGAATGCAGCCCGCTGCTCGGCCCGCAACTGATGAGCGCGGTGAAGGACATCAAGGCCGGCAAGGCGCTGCCCAAGCGCATCGTGACCGAAGAAGGCATCTTCCCGATGGAAGTGGCCGCCAAGGAATTCCCGAACCGCAAGTACTGA
- the chvE gene encoding multiple monosaccharide ABC transporter substrate-binding protein, which produces MKRNFLKASLAGLAFAVVGFTPLANAQDKGLIAISMPTKSSARWIADGANMVKYFKEKGYKTDLQYADDDIPNQLAQIENMVTKGSKVLVIAAIDGTTLSDVLQKAADKGVKVIAYDRLIKGSKNVDYYATFDNFQVGVLQAQSIEAALGLKSGKGPFNIELFGGSPDDNNAFFFYNGAMSVLEPYIKSGKLVVRSKQMGMDKVGTLRWDGAVAQARMDNLLSAYYTKDRVDAVLSPYDGLSIGILSSLKGVGYGSGTQAMPIVSGQDAEVPSVKSILRKEQTSTVFKDTRELAKVTVAMADAMLSGKTPEVNDTKTYNNGIKVVPSYLLKPVSVDASNWKQVLVDSGYYKESQVK; this is translated from the coding sequence ATGAAACGCAACTTCCTCAAGGCCTCGCTCGCGGGCCTCGCCTTTGCCGTCGTCGGCTTCACGCCGCTGGCCAATGCGCAGGACAAGGGCCTGATCGCCATCTCGATGCCCACCAAGTCGTCGGCCCGCTGGATCGCCGACGGCGCCAACATGGTCAAGTACTTCAAGGAAAAGGGCTACAAGACCGACCTGCAGTACGCGGACGACGACATCCCGAACCAGCTCGCGCAGATCGAGAACATGGTGACCAAGGGCTCCAAGGTGCTGGTCATCGCGGCCATCGACGGCACCACGCTGTCCGACGTGCTGCAGAAGGCAGCCGACAAAGGCGTGAAGGTCATCGCATACGACCGGCTCATCAAGGGCTCGAAGAACGTCGACTACTACGCCACCTTCGACAACTTCCAGGTCGGCGTGCTGCAGGCGCAATCGATCGAGGCGGCGCTGGGCCTCAAGAGCGGCAAGGGCCCGTTCAACATCGAACTCTTCGGCGGATCGCCGGACGACAACAACGCCTTCTTCTTCTACAACGGCGCGATGTCGGTGCTGGAGCCCTACATCAAGAGCGGCAAGCTCGTGGTGCGCAGCAAGCAGATGGGCATGGACAAGGTCGGCACGCTGCGCTGGGACGGCGCCGTGGCGCAGGCCCGCATGGACAACCTCCTGTCGGCCTACTACACGAAGGACCGCGTGGATGCGGTGCTGTCGCCGTACGACGGCCTTTCGATCGGCATCCTGTCGTCGCTCAAGGGCGTGGGTTACGGCTCGGGCACGCAGGCGATGCCCATCGTCTCGGGCCAGGACGCCGAGGTGCCTTCGGTCAAGTCGATCCTGCGCAAGGAGCAGACCTCCACCGTGTTCAAGGACACGCGCGAGCTGGCCAAGGTGACGGTCGCGATGGCGGACGCCATGCTCTCGGGCAAGACGCCTGAAGTGAACGACACCAAGACCTACAACAACGGCATCAAGGTCGTGCCCTCGTACCTGCTCAAGCCGGTGAGCGTGGACGCCTCGAACTGGAAGCAGGTGCTGGTGGACAGCGGCTACTACAAGGAAAGCCAGGTCAAGTGA
- the mmsA gene encoding multiple monosaccharide ABC transporter ATP-binding protein: protein MRGITKTFPGVKALSNVNLAVRAGEIHAVVGENGAGKSTLMKVLSGVYPCDSYTGEIHFEGELRRFKTIADSEKLGIIIIHQELALVPLLSIAENLFLGNEIASGGVIDWFAAYARTRELLAKVGLKELPTTLVTDLGVGKQQLVEIAKALAKEVKLLILDEPTASLNENDSDALLMLLLELKRQGIASILISHKLNEIAKVADSITVLRDGATVETIDCRSDPISEDRIIRGMVGRDMEHRYPQRSPKIGETVFEVRDWRVHHALHADREQIKGVNLHVRQGEIVGIAGLMGAGRTELAMSVFGKSYGQRISGSVLMHGKPVDVSTVRKAIDHGIAYVTEDRKGLGLVLEEGIRKNISLANLDAISERSVIDDGREFKVANDYRKALNIRCSGVEQLVVNLSGGNQQKVVLSKWLFTKPELLILDEPTRGIDVGAKYEIYTIIDQLANEGKGILMISSELPELLGMCDRIYVMNEGRFVAEFTAAEASQERIMHAIVSAGSSVHVAA from the coding sequence ATGCGCGGGATCACCAAGACGTTCCCGGGGGTGAAAGCCCTCAGCAACGTCAACCTCGCCGTGCGCGCGGGGGAGATCCACGCGGTGGTCGGCGAGAACGGCGCGGGCAAGTCGACGCTCATGAAGGTGCTGAGCGGCGTCTACCCGTGCGACTCGTACACGGGCGAGATCCATTTCGAGGGCGAGCTGCGCCGCTTCAAGACGATTGCCGACAGCGAGAAGCTGGGCATCATCATCATTCACCAGGAGCTCGCGCTGGTGCCGCTGCTCTCGATTGCCGAGAACCTGTTTCTCGGCAACGAGATCGCGAGCGGCGGCGTGATCGACTGGTTCGCCGCCTATGCGAGGACGCGCGAGCTGCTCGCCAAGGTGGGCCTGAAGGAATTGCCCACCACGCTGGTGACCGACCTGGGTGTCGGCAAGCAGCAGCTGGTGGAAATTGCGAAGGCGCTGGCAAAAGAGGTGAAGCTCCTCATCCTCGACGAGCCCACCGCCAGCCTGAACGAGAACGACAGCGATGCGCTGCTGATGCTGCTGCTCGAACTCAAGCGCCAGGGCATCGCATCGATCCTCATCTCGCACAAGCTCAACGAGATCGCCAAGGTGGCCGACTCGATCACCGTGCTGCGCGACGGCGCGACGGTGGAAACCATCGACTGCCGCAGCGACCCGATCAGCGAAGACCGCATCATCCGCGGCATGGTCGGGCGCGACATGGAGCACCGCTACCCGCAGCGCTCGCCGAAGATCGGCGAGACGGTGTTCGAAGTGCGCGATTGGCGCGTGCACCACGCGCTGCATGCCGACCGCGAACAGATCAAGGGCGTGAACCTGCATGTGCGCCAGGGCGAGATCGTCGGCATCGCGGGCCTCATGGGCGCGGGCCGCACCGAACTGGCGATGAGCGTGTTCGGCAAGTCGTACGGGCAGCGCATCAGCGGCTCGGTGCTCATGCACGGCAAGCCGGTGGACGTGAGCACGGTGCGCAAGGCCATCGACCACGGCATCGCCTACGTCACCGAAGACCGCAAGGGCCTCGGGCTGGTGCTGGAGGAAGGCATCCGCAAGAACATCAGCCTCGCGAACCTCGATGCGATTTCCGAACGCTCGGTGATCGACGACGGCCGCGAATTCAAGGTCGCCAACGACTACAGGAAGGCGCTGAACATCCGCTGCTCGGGCGTCGAGCAGCTGGTGGTCAACCTGTCGGGCGGCAACCAGCAGAAGGTGGTGCTGAGCAAGTGGCTCTTCACCAAACCCGAACTGCTGATATTGGACGAACCCACGCGCGGCATCGACGTGGGCGCCAAGTACGAGATCTACACCATCATCGACCAGCTCGCGAACGAGGGCAAAGGCATTCTCATGATTTCTTCCGAACTGCCCGAGTTGCTCGGCATGTGCGACCGCATCTACGTGATGAACGAGGGGCGCTTCGTCGCCGAGTTCACGGCAGCCGAGGCATCGCAGGAACGCATCATGCATGCCATCGTGAGCGCAGGGAGTTCCGTTCATGTCGCAGCCTGA
- the mmsB gene encoding multiple monosaccharide ABC transporter permease — MSQPEANAVQGAAPVASPKLHVGFLKNNLREYGMLISLVAIMVLFQVLTDGTLLRPLNLTNLLLQNSYVVIMALGMLLVIVAGHIDLSVGSVCGFIGALAAVLMVEYEWHFVPTAIVSIVAGAVIGAAQGWFVAFRKIPSFIVTLAGMLVFKGLTLALLAGQSVGPFPVEFQRLSSGFIPDPLGGDTLRTTSLVVGALAAAALVFFKLRGRAKLKAHGMEQEPYAFFLVKNLFFAAIILFFSYLLSTYKGLPNVLVVMAVLIVVYDFVTNRTTIGRRIYALGGNEKAARLSGVKTQRLAFLTFVNMGALAALAGLVFAARLNTATPKAGLGFELDVIAACFIGGASASGGVGRVMGAVIGAFIMGVMNNGMSILGIGIDYQQVIKGLVLLAAVFIDVYNKNK, encoded by the coding sequence ATGTCGCAGCCTGAAGCCAACGCGGTGCAGGGCGCCGCTCCTGTTGCCTCCCCGAAGCTGCACGTCGGCTTCCTGAAGAACAACCTGCGCGAATACGGCATGCTGATCTCGCTGGTCGCGATCATGGTGCTGTTCCAGGTGTTGACCGACGGCACGCTCCTGCGGCCTCTCAATCTCACCAACCTGCTGCTGCAGAACAGCTACGTCGTCATCATGGCGCTGGGCATGCTGCTGGTGATCGTGGCGGGGCACATCGACCTGTCGGTGGGCTCCGTGTGCGGCTTCATCGGCGCGCTCGCGGCGGTGTTGATGGTGGAGTACGAATGGCATTTCGTGCCCACGGCCATCGTGAGCATCGTGGCCGGCGCGGTCATCGGCGCCGCGCAGGGCTGGTTCGTCGCGTTCCGCAAGATCCCGTCGTTCATCGTCACGCTCGCGGGCATGCTGGTGTTCAAGGGGCTCACGCTGGCGCTGCTCGCCGGGCAATCGGTGGGGCCGTTTCCGGTGGAGTTCCAGCGCCTGAGCTCGGGCTTCATTCCCGATCCGCTCGGCGGCGACACCTTGCGCACCACCTCGCTGGTCGTGGGTGCGCTCGCTGCCGCGGCCCTGGTGTTCTTCAAGCTGCGCGGGCGCGCCAAGCTCAAGGCGCACGGCATGGAGCAGGAGCCCTATGCCTTCTTCCTCGTGAAGAACCTGTTCTTCGCGGCGATCATTCTGTTCTTCAGCTACCTGCTTTCCACCTACAAGGGCCTGCCCAACGTGCTGGTGGTGATGGCGGTGCTGATCGTGGTGTACGACTTCGTCACCAACCGCACGACCATCGGCCGGCGCATCTATGCGCTGGGCGGCAACGAGAAGGCCGCGCGGCTGTCGGGCGTGAAGACGCAACGGCTCGCGTTCCTCACCTTCGTGAACATGGGCGCGCTCGCCGCGCTCGCGGGCCTCGTGTTCGCGGCGCGCCTGAACACGGCCACGCCCAAGGCGGGCCTGGGCTTCGAGCTCGACGTGATCGCGGCCTGCTTCATCGGCGGCGCCTCGGCCTCGGGCGGCGTGGGCCGCGTGATGGGCGCGGTGATCGGCGCCTTCATCATGGGCGTGATGAACAACGGCATGTCGATCCTGGGCATCGGCATCGACTACCAGCAGGTCATCAAGGGACTGGTGCTGCTGGCAGCCGTGTTCATCGACGTCTACAACAAGAACAAGTAA
- a CDS encoding sugar ABC transporter ATP-binding protein, with product MTERTTLAPVLELRGIHKQFGGIPVLNDVQLRLYPGEVHALMGQNGAGKSTLIKVLTGVLPSSGGEMFFDGQAIRPGSPLEAQKLGISTVYQEVNLCPNLSVAENVFAGRYPRCGALQGFRIDWAAVNRRAAELLARIGLDIDVTRLLSSYSVAVQQLVAIARALGVSSKVLILDEPTSSLDDDEVEKLFEVLRRLRSEGLAIVFVTHFLNQMYAVSDRITVLRNGNWVGEWKAADLGPQALIAAMLGRELAAQSARPAALPAFDEAAPALLQTEGLGQAGQLQATDLRVRAGEVVGIAGLLGAGRTELARLLFGLESPDRGVLKVDGRAVTFSNPADAIREGLALCPEERKTDGIVAELSVRENIALALQARLGTRKFLSHAEQTAMAERFVASLGIKTASVETPIGLLSGGNQQKAMIARWLATEPRLLILDEPTRGIDVAAKQEIMEEILRLARAGMAVVFISSEMSEVVRVAHRIVVLRDRQKVGELPGGSTEDEVYEMIAAA from the coding sequence ATGACCGAGCGCACGACCCTCGCCCCCGTGCTCGAGCTGCGGGGCATCCACAAGCAGTTCGGCGGCATTCCGGTGCTGAACGATGTCCAGCTGCGGCTGTACCCGGGCGAGGTCCATGCGCTGATGGGACAGAACGGCGCGGGCAAGTCCACGCTGATCAAGGTGCTCACCGGCGTGCTGCCGTCCAGCGGCGGGGAGATGTTCTTCGACGGCCAGGCCATCCGGCCCGGCTCGCCGCTGGAGGCGCAGAAGCTGGGCATCAGCACCGTCTACCAGGAGGTGAACCTGTGCCCGAACCTTTCGGTGGCGGAGAACGTGTTCGCGGGGCGCTATCCGCGCTGCGGCGCATTGCAGGGCTTTCGCATCGACTGGGCGGCGGTGAACCGTCGCGCGGCCGAACTGCTGGCGCGCATCGGGCTCGATATCGATGTGACCCGCCTGCTGTCGAGCTACTCGGTCGCGGTGCAGCAACTGGTGGCGATTGCGCGCGCGCTCGGCGTGTCGTCGAAGGTGCTGATCCTCGACGAGCCGACATCGAGCCTGGATGACGATGAGGTCGAGAAGCTGTTCGAGGTGCTGCGGCGCCTGCGCAGCGAAGGGCTCGCGATCGTCTTCGTGACGCACTTTCTCAACCAGATGTATGCCGTGTCGGACCGCATCACCGTGCTGCGCAACGGCAATTGGGTGGGCGAATGGAAGGCGGCGGACCTCGGCCCGCAGGCGCTGATCGCGGCGATGCTCGGGCGTGAGCTGGCCGCGCAGTCGGCACGGCCCGCCGCGCTGCCGGCATTCGATGAAGCCGCGCCCGCCTTGCTGCAGACCGAAGGGTTGGGCCAGGCCGGGCAGTTGCAGGCCACCGACCTGCGCGTGCGTGCCGGCGAAGTCGTCGGCATCGCGGGTCTGCTCGGCGCAGGCCGCACCGAACTCGCGCGCCTTCTGTTCGGGCTTGAATCGCCCGACCGCGGCGTGCTCAAGGTCGACGGCCGCGCCGTCACTTTCTCGAATCCGGCCGACGCGATCCGCGAAGGACTCGCGCTCTGCCCCGAAGAACGCAAGACCGACGGCATCGTGGCCGAGCTGTCGGTGCGCGAGAACATCGCGCTGGCCTTGCAGGCGCGGCTCGGCACGCGGAAATTTCTCTCGCATGCCGAGCAGACCGCCATGGCCGAGCGCTTCGTCGCCTCGCTGGGCATCAAGACGGCGAGCGTCGAAACCCCCATCGGCCTGCTCTCGGGCGGCAACCAGCAGAAAGCCATGATCGCGCGCTGGCTCGCGACCGAGCCGCGCCTGCTGATCCTGGACGAGCCCACGCGCGGCATCGACGTCGCGGCCAAGCAGGAAATCATGGAAGAGATCCTGCGGCTCGCGCGCGCGGGCATGGCGGTGGTCTTCATCTCGTCGGAGATGAGCGAGGTGGTGCGCGTGGCGCATCGCATCGTGGTGCTGAGGGATCGGCAGAAGGTGGGCGAACTCCCAGGTGGTTCGACCGAGGACGAGGTCTACGAAATGATTGCCGCAGCATGA
- a CDS encoding ABC transporter permease, with amino-acid sequence MNRFSSLMSHRLAWPIVTLLLLLAINTAFNASFLHLEWRDGHLYGSLIDIVNRAAPLVLVSLGMTLVIATRGIDISVGAVVAIAAAVAAWMIGGSVASDVSRFPMPLAILAALAVALLCGLWNGLLVAKVGMQPIIATLILMVAGRGIAQLVADGQIITIYYKPFFFLGSGYLLGLPFSLFIVAAVFVLLYLAITRTALGLFIQAVGINPTAARVAGIQSRRLVVGAYAFCGLCAGVAGLLISSNVKSADGNNAGQLLELDAILAVTLGGTALTGGRFSLVGSVIGALIIQTLTYAIYSLGVPPEINLVVKAVVVFVVMLLQSPEFRAEVRSLVQRPAHEGGRA; translated from the coding sequence ATGAACCGTTTTTCGTCTCTCATGAGCCACCGCCTCGCCTGGCCCATCGTCACATTGCTTTTGCTGCTCGCGATCAACACCGCGTTCAACGCCAGCTTCCTGCATCTCGAATGGCGCGACGGCCACTTGTACGGCAGCCTCATCGACATCGTGAACCGCGCGGCGCCGCTGGTGCTGGTCTCGCTCGGCATGACGCTCGTGATCGCCACGCGCGGCATCGACATCTCCGTCGGCGCGGTGGTGGCCATCGCTGCGGCGGTCGCGGCCTGGATGATCGGCGGCTCCGTCGCGAGCGACGTGAGCCGCTTCCCGATGCCGCTCGCGATCCTTGCGGCGCTCGCCGTCGCCCTGCTGTGCGGCCTCTGGAACGGTTTGCTGGTCGCCAAGGTCGGTATGCAGCCGATCATCGCGACGCTGATCCTCATGGTCGCGGGGCGCGGCATCGCGCAGCTCGTCGCGGACGGGCAGATCATCACGATCTACTACAAGCCCTTCTTCTTCCTCGGCAGCGGCTACCTGCTGGGCCTGCCGTTCTCGCTGTTCATCGTGGCAGCGGTGTTCGTGCTGCTGTACCTCGCGATCACGCGCACGGCGCTCGGCCTGTTCATCCAGGCGGTGGGCATCAACCCGACCGCGGCGCGGGTGGCGGGCATCCAGTCGCGGCGGCTCGTCGTCGGCGCGTATGCGTTCTGCGGCCTCTGCGCGGGCGTGGCGGGTCTCTTGATCAGCTCGAACGTGAAGAGCGCGGACGGCAACAACGCCGGCCAACTGCTGGAGCTCGACGCCATTCTTGCGGTCACGCTCGGCGGCACCGCGCTCACGGGCGGCCGCTTCAGCCTGGTGGGCAGCGTGATCGGCGCGCTGATCATCCAGACGCTCACCTACGCGATCTATTCGCTCGGCGTGCCGCCGGAAATCAACCTCGTGGTGAAGGCGGTGGTGGTGTTCGTGGTGATGCTGTTGCAGTCGCCGGAGTTCAGGGCGGAAGTGCGGTCGCTGGTGCAGCGGCCGGCGCATGAAGGGGGACGGGCATGA
- the yjfF gene encoding galactofuranose ABC transporter, permease protein YjfF: MSAVIETTAAAPSPQPAPRKEGRAGLNPKYLPLTATISLFVLMATLGSVFYDGFFSAQVFLNLLIDNAFLIVVAVGMTFVILSGGIDLSVGSVIALTTMVSASLVEKHGWSPAIVIPLVLAMGTAFGAFMGLLIERFRLQPFIVTLAGMFLARGLCYLISIDSISITNEFYSEVSQIRIPIWGEASVSISAVIAIVVLLAAVFIAHCTPFGRAVYAIGGSEHSAMLMGLPVRRTLVGVYTLSGFCSALAGVIFTFYMLSGYGLHALGLELDAIAAVVIGGTLLTGGVGYVAGTLFGVLMLGIIQTLISFDGTLSSWWTRIVVGALLFVFCLLQRFFTSRAPRR, encoded by the coding sequence ATGAGCGCGGTGATCGAGACGACTGCGGCTGCTCCCTCGCCCCAGCCGGCTCCTCGGAAAGAGGGCAGAGCAGGGCTCAACCCGAAGTACCTGCCGCTCACGGCCACCATCTCGCTGTTCGTGCTGATGGCGACGCTGGGCTCGGTGTTCTACGACGGCTTCTTCTCGGCGCAGGTGTTCCTCAACCTGCTGATCGACAACGCCTTCCTCATCGTCGTCGCGGTCGGCATGACCTTCGTGATTCTCTCGGGCGGCATCGACCTGTCGGTGGGCTCGGTGATCGCGCTCACCACGATGGTGTCGGCCTCGCTGGTCGAGAAGCACGGCTGGAGCCCGGCCATCGTGATTCCGCTGGTGCTGGCCATGGGCACGGCCTTCGGCGCGTTCATGGGTCTGCTCATCGAGCGTTTCCGGCTGCAGCCCTTCATCGTCACGCTCGCGGGCATGTTCCTCGCGCGCGGGCTCTGCTATCTCATCAGCATCGATTCGATCAGCATCACCAACGAGTTCTATTCGGAGGTCTCGCAGATCCGCATTCCGATCTGGGGCGAAGCCTCGGTCTCGATCAGCGCTGTGATCGCCATCGTGGTGCTGCTGGCCGCCGTGTTCATCGCGCACTGCACGCCCTTCGGCCGCGCGGTGTACGCCATCGGCGGCAGCGAGCATTCGGCCATGCTGATGGGCCTGCCGGTGCGCCGCACGCTCGTGGGCGTGTACACGCTCTCGGGCTTCTGCTCGGCGCTGGCCGGCGTGATCTTCACCTTCTACATGCTCTCGGGCTACGGCCTGCATGCGCTCGGGCTGGAGCTCGATGCCATCGCGGCGGTGGTGATCGGCGGCACGCTGCTCACGGGCGGCGTGGGCTATGTGGCGGGCACGCTCTTCGGCGTGCTGATGCTCGGGATCATCCAGACGCTGATTTCCTTCGACGGCACGCTCAGCTCATGGTGGACGCGCATCGTCGTCGGCGCGCTGCTCTTCGTGTTCTGCCTGCTGCAACGCTTCTTCACCTCGCGCGCACCCCGGCGCTGA
- a CDS encoding IlvD/Edd family dehydratase: MPDTPPKKLRSTEWFGSADKNGFMYRSWMKNQGIPDHEFDGRPIVGICNTWSELTPCNAHFRKIAEHVKRGISEAGGFPVEFPVFSNGESNLRPTAMLTRNLASMDVEEAIRGNPVDAVVLLTGCDKTTPALLMGAASCDIPAIVVTGGPMLNGKLEGKDIGSGTAVWQLHESLKAGEINLHQFLSAEGGMSRSAGTCNTMGTASTMACMAEALGTSLPHNAAIPAVDARRYVLAQMSGMRAVQMAKEGLTLSKILTREAFENAIRVNAAIGGSTNAVIHLKAIAGRIGVDLELEDWTRIGSNTPTIVDLMPSGRFLMEEFYYAGGLPAVLRRLGENGLLPHPGALTVNGQSIWDNVREAPSLNDEVIRPLDNPLIADGGIRILRGNLSPRGAVLKPSAATPELLKHRGRAVVFENLEHYKERIVDESLDIDASCVMVLKNCGPKGYPGMAEVGNMGLPPKLLRQGVKDMVRISDARMSGTAYGTVVLHVAPEAADGGPLAAVRDGDWIELDCDAGRLHLDISDEELASRLASLSASDAQPMSTRGGGYQKLYVNHVLQADEGCDFDFLVGCRGSAVPRHSH; encoded by the coding sequence ATGCCGGACACCCCTCCGAAGAAACTGCGCTCGACCGAATGGTTCGGCTCGGCCGACAAGAACGGCTTCATGTACCGCAGCTGGATGAAGAACCAGGGCATTCCGGACCATGAGTTCGACGGCCGTCCGATCGTCGGCATCTGCAACACCTGGTCGGAGCTCACGCCATGCAACGCGCACTTCCGCAAGATCGCGGAGCATGTGAAGCGCGGCATTTCGGAGGCGGGCGGTTTCCCTGTCGAGTTTCCGGTGTTCTCGAACGGCGAGTCGAACCTGCGGCCCACCGCGATGCTTACGCGCAACCTCGCGAGCATGGACGTGGAAGAAGCCATCCGCGGCAATCCGGTCGATGCCGTCGTGCTGCTCACCGGCTGCGACAAGACCACGCCGGCACTTTTGATGGGCGCGGCGAGCTGCGACATCCCGGCCATCGTGGTGACCGGCGGGCCGATGCTCAACGGCAAGCTCGAGGGCAAGGACATCGGCTCGGGCACCGCCGTGTGGCAGTTGCACGAATCGCTGAAGGCGGGCGAGATCAACCTGCACCAGTTCCTTTCGGCCGAGGGCGGCATGTCGCGTTCGGCGGGCACCTGCAACACGATGGGCACCGCTTCGACGATGGCCTGCATGGCCGAGGCGCTGGGCACCTCGCTGCCGCACAACGCGGCGATTCCGGCGGTCGATGCGCGGCGCTATGTGCTCGCGCAGATGTCGGGCATGCGCGCGGTGCAGATGGCCAAGGAAGGGCTCACGCTGTCGAAGATCCTCACGCGCGAGGCGTTCGAGAACGCGATTCGCGTGAACGCGGCCATCGGCGGATCGACCAATGCGGTGATTCACCTGAAGGCGATTGCGGGCCGCATCGGCGTCGATCTCGAACTGGAAGACTGGACGCGCATCGGCAGCAACACGCCGACCATCGTGGATCTGATGCCCTCGGGGCGCTTCCTGATGGAGGAGTTCTATTACGCGGGTGGGTTGCCCGCCGTGCTGCGCCGGCTCGGTGAAAACGGCCTGCTGCCGCACCCCGGGGCGCTCACCGTCAACGGCCAGTCGATCTGGGACAACGTGCGCGAGGCGCCGAGCCTGAACGACGAGGTGATCCGCCCGCTCGACAACCCGCTGATCGCCGATGGCGGCATCCGCATCCTGCGCGGCAATCTCTCGCCGCGCGGCGCGGTGCTCAAGCCCTCGGCGGCAACGCCCGAACTGCTCAAGCACCGCGGCCGAGCCGTCGTGTTCGAGAACCTGGAGCACTACAAGGAACGCATCGTGGACGAGTCGCTCGACATCGATGCGAGCTGCGTGATGGTGCTCAAGAACTGCGGCCCCAAGGGCTACCCCGGCATGGCCGAGGTGGGCAACATGGGCCTGCCGCCGAAGCTGCTGCGCCAGGGGGTGAAGGACATGGTGCGCATCTCGGATGCGCGCATGAGCGGCACGGCCTACGGCACGGTGGTGCTGCACGTCGCCCCCGAAGCCGCCGACGGCGGGCCGCTCGCTGCGGTGCGCGATGGCGACTGGATCGAGCTCGACTGCGATGCGGGCCGCTTGCACCTCGACATCAGCGACGAGGAGCTCGCCTCGCGCCTCGCGTCGTTGTCCGCATCCGATGCGCAACCGATGAGCACGCGCGGCGGCGGCTACCAGAAGCTTTACGTCAACCATGTGCTGCAGGCCGACGAAGGCTGCGACTTCGACTTTCTGGTGGGCTGCAGAGGCTCCGCCGTTCCCCGTCATTCCCATTGA